In Trifolium pratense cultivar HEN17-A07 linkage group LG7, ARS_RC_1.1, whole genome shotgun sequence, a genomic segment contains:
- the LOC123896824 gene encoding uncharacterized protein LOC123896824 isoform X2, which translates to MNLSGDIANLSQNKKGRQGLSTKKTVRSIQDAKDDILDLNKTAEVLETSPRFAMDNCNTVIILNVLYLRLTTDVIAPSPWKIHVEGWERANKS; encoded by the exons TGGTGACATTGCCAACCTTTCTCAAAACAAGAAAGGAAGACAAG GATTATCAACAAAGAAAACTGTCAGATCGATTCAAGATGCTAAGGATGATATCCTTGATCTAAATAAAACTGCTGAGGTCTTAGAG ACTTCACCAAGATTTGCAATGGACAATTGTAACACAG TGATCATCTTGAACGTCTTGTATTTGAGGTTAACCACTGATGTTATAGCACCATCCCCATGGAAGATTCACGTGGAAGG ATGGGAGAGGGCCAATAAATCCTAA
- the LOC123896824 gene encoding uncharacterized protein LOC123896824 isoform X4, whose amino-acid sequence MREHAEHLGSFKDDITMSGDIANLSQNKKGRQGLSTKKTVRSIQDAKDDILDLNKTAEVLETAIPILIGIKFDAFVRLHQDLQWTIVTQ is encoded by the exons ATGAGGGAACATGCAGAGCATTTAGGTTCTTTTAAGGATGATATTACTATGAG TGGTGACATTGCCAACCTTTCTCAAAACAAGAAAGGAAGACAAG GATTATCAACAAAGAAAACTGTCAGATCGATTCAAGATGCTAAGGATGATATCCTTGATCTAAATAAAACTGCTGAGGTCTTAGAG ACTGCAATTCCCATTCTAATAGGAATCAAGTTTGATGCTTTTGTTAGACTTCACCAAGATTTGCAATGGACAATTGTAACACAG TGA
- the LOC123896824 gene encoding uncharacterized protein LOC123896824 isoform X1 — protein MREHAEHLGSFKDDITMSGDIANLSQNKKGRQGLSTKKTVRSIQDAKDDILDLNKTAEVLETSPRFAMDNCNTVIILNVLYLRLTTDVIAPSPWKIHVEGWERANKS, from the exons ATGAGGGAACATGCAGAGCATTTAGGTTCTTTTAAGGATGATATTACTATGAG TGGTGACATTGCCAACCTTTCTCAAAACAAGAAAGGAAGACAAG GATTATCAACAAAGAAAACTGTCAGATCGATTCAAGATGCTAAGGATGATATCCTTGATCTAAATAAAACTGCTGAGGTCTTAGAG ACTTCACCAAGATTTGCAATGGACAATTGTAACACAG TGATCATCTTGAACGTCTTGTATTTGAGGTTAACCACTGATGTTATAGCACCATCCCCATGGAAGATTCACGTGGAAGG ATGGGAGAGGGCCAATAAATCCTAA
- the LOC123896823 gene encoding uncharacterized protein LOC123896823, whose translation MQIFIRGLRMQSRMLIDASGGGTIRNNNEDEVRQLVENMCMNEYRSKSDRKRGVIAVDTNTALLAQIEILNKKLVAKSLAEANASQVQEVKCDFCHGPHTNGMCSPEAEEVNYAGGYQKNNPYSNTYNPGWKDHPDLQWGNQGNFSQGNSQNPPSRKSSPLEETINKFMQITQSNFEAMRASQETSNRNHEASIRNLETQIGQISKQVAAQSNEGFAGNMLDNPRNESCNAIGLRSRVVPSVISKKSEKRKESEVEKKSETEGEVENEWLIVNDGEVEKEGGVEKNERLEEEKSENGNKGNTEGEVKKIEKLIDVDSMLRKTKAQLLKEHGKKQVIPSYVKLPYPHLKKKKEKEEGQFKRFVEVLKNLQINVPFSEALEQMPIYAKFMKDLLSGKRKLRDEENVALSEECSAILQRKLPPKLKDPGSFTIPCSIGKVKVERALCDLGASINLMPLSMVRKLDCGEPKPTKMTLTLTDRSITYPYGVLEDVLVKVNDLFFPADFVILDMNEDSEIPLLLGRPFLATGRALIDVELGELMLRFQNEQVTFNVFEAMRHQNENPQCYRVGIVEELEEEIAQDEPPIRSIEQVNVLVKENKKKGGSMKQVKAPLKTPKTPLKKKRKKMEEQVGEV comes from the coding sequence ATGCAGATATTTATCAGAGGTCTGAGAATGCAATCCAGAATGCTTATAGATGCCTCAGGTGGAGGTACAATTAGAAATAATAATGAGGATGAAGTCAGACAACTGGTGGAGAACATGTGCATGAATGAGTATCGTTCCAAAAGCGACAGGAAGAGAGGTGTGATAGCAGTTGACACAAACACAGCTCTACTAGCCCAGATCGAGATATTAAACAAAAAGTTAGTTGCAAAGTCTTTAGCAGAGGCGAATGCTAGTCAGGTTCAAGAAGTCAAATGTGATTTTTGCCACGGGCCACACACTAATGGAATGTGTTCACCTGAAGCTGAAGAAGTTAATTATGCCGGAGGATATCAGAAAAATAACCCTTATTCCAACACATATAACCCAGGTTGGAAAGATCACCCTGATCTGCAGTGGGGTAATCAAGGTAATTTTTCTCAAGGGAACTCTCAAAATCCACCATCTAGAAAATCATCTCCCTTGGAAGAAACAATTAATAAGTTCATGCAGATTACTCAGAGTAACTTCGAAGCGATGAGAGCCAGTCAAGAAACATCCAACAGAAATCATGAAGCTTCCATCCGAAATCTTGAAACACAAATTGGGCAAATATCAAAACAGGTGGCTGCTCAGTCTAATGAGGGTTTTGCTGGAAACATGTTGGACAATCCAAGGAATGAGAGTTGTAATGCCATTGGGTTGAGAAGTAGAGTGGTACCATCGGTAATAAGTAAAAAGagtgagaaaagaaaagagtcTGAAGTAGAGAAAAAGAGTGAAActgagggagaagtagaaaatgagTGGTTGATTGTAAATGAtggagaagtagaaaaggaGGGTGGAGTCGAAAAAAATGAGAGACTAGAGGAAGAAAAAAGTGAGAATGGGAATAAGGGAAACACTGAGGGAGAAGTCaaaaagatagaaaaattaattgatgtAGATTCGATGCTTAGAAAAACCAAAGCCCAGCTTCTCAAGGAACATGGGAAAAAGCAGGTAATTCCTTCTTATGTGAAGCTTCCATATCCTCAccttaagaaaaagaaagaaaaagaagaagggCAATTCAAAAGGTTTGTAGAGGTGTtaaaaaatttgcaaattaaTGTTCCCTTCAGTGAAGCTTTGGAGCAGATGCCGATATATGCCAAGTTTATGAAAGATCTCTTGTCAGGTAAGAGGAAGCTTAGGGATGAAGAGAATGTTGCCTTGTCTGAGGAGTGTAGTGCAATTTTGCAAAGGAAGCTTCCCCCGAAGTTGAAAGACCCTGGGAGTTTCACTATTCCGTGTTCAATTGGTAAGGTAAAAGTTGAAAGAGCTCTTTGTGATTTAGGAGCTAGTATTAATTTGATGCCGCTATCCATGGTAAGGAAGCTTGATTGTGGGGAACCTAAGCCAACAAAAATGACTCTGACATTGACTGATCGCTCCATCACGTATCCCTACGGAGTTCTTGAAGACGTGTTGGTGAAagttaatgatttattttttccagCCGATTTTGTTATACTTGATATGAATGAAGACTCAGAAATCCCCTTATTGTTGGGAAGACCATTCTTGGCTACCGGTAGAGCGCTGATAGATGTGGAGTTAGGTGAGCTAATGTTGAGGTTTCAAAATGAACAAGTGACTTTTAATGTATTTGAGGCTATGCGTCATCAGAATGAAAACCCTCAATGTTACCGGGTTGGTATAGTTGAAGAGTTAGAGGAGGAAATTGCTCAAGATGAGCCACCAATTAGATCAATCGAGCAAGTTAATGTTCTtgttaaagaaaacaaaaagaagggAGGAAGCATGAAACAAGTGAAAGCTCCTTTGAAAACTCCAAAAACACctctaaaaaagaaaagaaaaaaaatggaggaACAAGTGGGAGAGGTTTAG
- the LOC123896824 gene encoding uncharacterized protein LOC123896824 isoform X3 — MREHAEHLGSFKDDITMSGDIANLSQNKKGRQGLSTKKTVRSIQDAKDDILDLNKTAEVLETAIPILIGIKFDAFVRLHQDLQWTIVTQVSK, encoded by the exons ATGAGGGAACATGCAGAGCATTTAGGTTCTTTTAAGGATGATATTACTATGAG TGGTGACATTGCCAACCTTTCTCAAAACAAGAAAGGAAGACAAG GATTATCAACAAAGAAAACTGTCAGATCGATTCAAGATGCTAAGGATGATATCCTTGATCTAAATAAAACTGCTGAGGTCTTAGAG ACTGCAATTCCCATTCTAATAGGAATCAAGTTTGATGCTTTTGTTAGACTTCACCAAGATTTGCAATGGACAATTGTAACACAGGTAtctaaataa